Proteins encoded within one genomic window of Triticum aestivum cultivar Chinese Spring chromosome 2D, IWGSC CS RefSeq v2.1, whole genome shotgun sequence:
- the LOC123054262 gene encoding putative nuclear RNA export factor SDE5 yields MDLSSSLASTSDEETRALNALLDAFSCAFSLEDIANAYCRANGDVNKAGDFLTDLQLSMPQSDEVDSSVETNLPQFGTAVEENSLDNSNQTRNLSCVGKAAEESSVENSSQTRTREKSQKSSASFGTVSSMLGKGSARATTAPANTAPGKGKPIKVELPEYMRDDLKTDESDSAPKRETLNNRDVEEFLFSMLGEGFKLNMEVIRDVLGSCGYDMKKSMEELMSFSTKDLGKRPENEHIAVQDTAVESSFSTGSCLGSQSTSRPQITPGELLESIFTAPERSEEEPKVRRYELGANRRRVPDQKPVVKPLEDISPPSMDLPVKIILGSKEPVVRDEDDYQNYRKAAKQHWDMMKQYYGKAVDAFREGNKKEAEYLMTEGKNYYRMARLSDEKSAAEITKSKQESKNELCLDLRSQDAANVANLLRLHLRQLANIPSFDNLRVIIGVDDGTFKMGQRRRKVEKFLEKKSVEWTEDEANPGTILIPINQVKDQ; encoded by the exons ATGGATCTTTCCAGTTCACTGGCTTCAACCAGTGATGAAGAGACAAGGGCACTTAATGCATTGCTTGATGCTTTCAGTTGTGCCTTTTCACTTGAAGATATAGCCAATGCATACTGCAGAGCAAATGGCGATGTCAACAAAGCTGGGGATTTCTTGACTGACCTTCAACTTTCGATGCCCCAGAGTGATGAAGTTGACTCGAGCGTTGAGACCAATCTTCCCCAGTTTGGTACGGCAGTTGAGGAAAATTCTCTGGACAACTCAAACCAAACAAGGAATCTTTCCTGTGTCGGGAAAGCAGCTGAAGAAAGCTCTGTGGAGAATTCAAGCCAAACAAGAACACGTGAGAAGTCACAGAAGTCTAGTGCTTCATTTGGCACTGTATCCAGCATGTTAGGAAAAGGATCTGCCCGAGCTACTACAGCTCCTGCCAATACAGCACCAGGAAAAGGAAAACCTATAAAGGTTGAACTGCCAGAGTACATGCGAGATGATTTGAAAACAGATGAATCTGATTCTGCACCAAAGAGAGAGACTTTGAATAACAGAGATGTTGAGGAATTCCTATTTTCTATGCTTGGAGAAGGATTTAAGCTCAACATGGAAGTGATCCGTGATGTTCTAG GCAGCTGTGGGTACGACATGAAGAAG AGCATGGAGGAATTAATGTCATTTTCTACAAAAGATCTGGGCAAAAGGCCAGAGAATGAGCATATTGCAGTACAA GACACGGCGGTAGAATCCTCTTTTTCCACGGGGAGCTGCCTAGGATCACAATCCACATCTAG ACCACAGATTACCCCTGGAGAGTTACTAGAATCAATATTCACTGCACCTGAAAGATCTGAGGAGGAACCAAAAGTAAGGCGGTATGAATTGGGCGCAAATCGAAGGAGAGTTCCAGATCAGAAACCAGTCGTAAAACCTCTTGAGGACATTTCACCACCCTCTATGGATCTTCCGGTGAAAATTATCCTAGGCAGCAAAG AACCAGTTGTGCGTGATGAGGATGATTACCAGAACTATCGTAAGGCTGCAAAGCAGCACTGGGATATGATGAAGCAGTACTATGGGAAG GCTGTTGATGCTTTTAGGGAGGGTAACAAGAAAGAAGCCGAGTATCTTATGACAGAA GGAAAGAACTATTATAGGATGGCTCGATTATCTGATGAAAAATCGGCTGCTGAGATCACCAAGTCCAA ACAAGAGTCCAAAAATGAGTTATGTCTTGATCTGCGCTCACAGGATGCAGCAAACGTAGCAAATCTTCTGAGACTTCATCTTAGGCAGTTGGctaacatcccat CTTTTGATAATTTGAGAGTTATTATTGGTGTTGACGATGGCACTTTCAAGATGGGACAAAGAAGAAGGAAG GTTGAGAAGTTTCTGGAGAAGAAATCAGTCGAGTGGACCGAAGATGAGGCCAATCCTGGGACCATTCTCATTCCGATTAATCAAGTGAAAGACCAGTGA